In Temnothorax longispinosus isolate EJ_2023e chromosome 2, Tlon_JGU_v1, whole genome shotgun sequence, one DNA window encodes the following:
- the LOC139807876 gene encoding golgin subfamily A member 7 isoform X3 has product MPLGNHAALTPLEDMSAGRGQAGGGPPQHCQKVFIQRDYSEGTMVKFQTRFPTELENRLDRQLFEYTINQLNNYFVEAERASCSTYCESCLYCLTGYLISICTETHYEKCLRKVAKFVSEQNDRVYKPRGLLLTDPTTRGLRLIEISVLDRPAS; this is encoded by the exons GGCAATCATGCTGCCCTCACACCGCTGGAAGACATGTCCGCGGGACGAGGGCAGGCAGGTGGAGGGCCTCCTCAGCATTGTCAGAAGGTTTTTATACAGCGCGACTACAGCGAAGGTACTATGGTCAAGTTCCAAACGCGGTTTCCTACAGAACTGGAAAATAGA TTGGACAGACAATTGTTCGAGTACACGATCAATCAGTTGAACAACTACTTTGTCGAGGCAGAGCGTGCCAGTTGTTCTACGTACTGCGAGAGCTGCCTATACTGTCTCACGGGTTATCTGATAAGCATATGCACCGAGACACACTACGAAAAGTGTCTGCGCAAGGTCGCCAAGTTCGTCAGCGAGCAAAACGATCGAGTGTACAAGCCACGCGGCCTCCTGCTGACGGACCCAACAACTCGCGGGCTCAGACTAATAGAGATCTCGGTACTGGATAGACCTGCGTCGTGA